One genomic window of Panulirus ornatus isolate Po-2019 chromosome 14, ASM3632096v1, whole genome shotgun sequence includes the following:
- the LOC139753340 gene encoding uncharacterized protein, which yields MEGNGVECSQCNRTFLKNFIMKRHSFDNYMDEISFRCSQCQISPIRHYEPGRDMKVPADEKQFKCSLCQKTFSGRFSLVQHMTMHTGEKPYGCSHCQDTFSKRSELVRHMFVHTGEKPYECSQCQKTFSSRVNLERHTIVHTGEKPYECSQCQKAFSRKSNLVDHMIVHTGEKPYECLHCQKTFSRKGDLLQHMAVHTREKPYECSHCQKTFSRKGYLVKHMTVHTVEKQNKCSHCLKTFSRKETLMQHMILHMGEKPYECSHCQKTFSQKGTLVQHMIVHTGEKPYECKHCQKAFSRKGTLMQHMIVHTGEKPYECSHCQKAFSQKRTLVQHMTIHTGEKPYGCSHCQQTFSQKETLAQHMIVHTGEKPNECSHCQRTFSQKINLAQHMIVHTGKRPYVCSHCQKTFSGKGNLDQHMIVHTEERPYECSYCQKTFCRKSILNQHMIVHSGEKPYECLYCQKNFAHKRALVQHRIVHTGEKPHECSLCQKKFSRKNNLVKHMIIHRKEKP from the coding sequence ATGGAGGGCAACGGAGTGGAATGTTCACAATGCAACAGAACATTTTTAAAGAATTTTATCATGAAAAGGCATAGCTTTGATAATTACATGGATGAGATATCCTTCagatgttcacagtgccaaataAGTCCTATCCGTCATTATGAACCTGGAAGGGACATGAAAGTTCCTGCGGATGAGAAGCAGTTTAAATGTTCGCtgtgccaaaagaccttttctGGGAGATTTAGCTTAGTGCAGCATATGACAATGCATACTGGTGAAAAGCCTTATGGATGTTCACATTGCCAAGATACTTTCTCCAAGCGGAGTGAGTTAGTGCGGCACATGTTTGTTCATacgggagagaagccatatgagtgttcacagtgccaaaagacattCTCCTCTCGTGTTAATTTAGAAAGGCACACgattgttcatacaggagagaagccatacgaatgttcacaatgccaaaaGGCCTTCTCCCGGAAGAGTAACTTGGTAGATCATAtgattgttcatacaggagagaagccatatgaatgtttacattgccaaaagacattctcTCGGAAGGGTGATTTATTGCAGCATATGGCTGTACATACAAGAGAaaagccatatgagtgttcacattgccaGAAGACATTCTCCCGGAAGGGCTATTTAGtgaagcacatgactgttcatacagtaGAGAAGCAAAATAAGTGTTCACATTGCCTGAAAACTTTCTCCAGGAAGGAGACTTTAATGCAGCACATGATTCTTCATATGGGAGAGAAGCCTtatgagtgttcacattgccaaaagaccttctcccagaaGGGAACTCTTGTGCAgcacatgattgttcatacgGGAGAGAAGCCATACGAGTGTAAACATTGCCAAAAGGCCTTCTCCAGGAAAGGGACTTTAATGCAGCACATGAttgttcatactggagagaagccatatgaatgttcacattgccaaaaggcCTTTTCCCAGAAGAGgactttagtgcagcacatgactattcatactggagagaagccatatggaTGTTCACATTGCCAACAGACATTTTCCCAGAAGGAAACTTTAGCGCAgcacatgattgttcatacgggagagaaaccaaatgaatgttcacattgccaaagaACTTTCTCCCAGAAGATAAATTTAGCACAGCACATGATTGTACATACTGGAAAGAGGCCATATgtatgttcacattgccaaaagaccttctccggGAAAGGGAATTTAGATCAgcacatgattgttcatacgGAAGAGAGGCCATATGAGTGTTcatattgccaaaagaccttctgcCGGAAGAGTATTTTGAATCAGCACATGATTGTTCATtcgggagagaagccatatgagtgttTATATTGCCAAAAGAACTTCGCCCATAAAAGGGCTTTAGTGCAGCACAGgattgttcatacaggagagaagccacatgagTGTTCACTTTGCCAAAAGAAATTCTCCCGGAAGAATAATTTAGTGAAGCACATGATTATTCATAGAAAAGAGAAGCCATaa